A single Lolium perenne isolate Kyuss_39 chromosome 6, Kyuss_2.0, whole genome shotgun sequence DNA region contains:
- the LOC127308543 gene encoding uncharacterized protein: MDSTPPRRLTPPPRLLVPLPTPPISPTPSSPSPARGAGYRATSATAGFSDLAVCDPLSRRHLLLPPIPEDLLTAFPEKRTLETVTILAPIGDGEDETSFKVICCADCETNLVAFVFSSLTGQWGIPASPSWSSLGTTSRKFSWLGCRGLSCFKYMHGSLYSASPWMDKLLVLDTRTMEFSTINDGTGYHMQLRLLPGQSDEFLSLNDMPRRKRPGQNRSLPRIVGREGALEMFSLVGDHSPNGSFDLYHTSQQINREHSEEWQLENIIPLPGQYDYFTLGAAEGFLFLGATTEDQMDIDEDPVWLSMTDWDVDYFSLDIRTSELAKVCRRRRRFFHYEDVHWYFGFPPSLSSPSI, translated from the coding sequence ATGGATTCCACCCCGCCCAGGCGCCTCACCCCTCCGCCCCGCTTGCTCGTGCCCTTGCCGACGCCGCCGATTTCACCTACTCCTTCGTCCCCAAGCCCAGCAAGGGGCGCTGGATACCGTGCGACGTCCGCGACGGCCGGATTCAGTGACCTCGCGGTGTGCGATCCACTGTCCCGGCGCCACCTGCTGCTTCCGCCCATACCTGAGGACCTGCTGACTGCATTCCCGGAAAAGCGTACCCTTGAAACCGTGACCATCCTTGCTCCGATTGGCGATGGTGAAGATGAGACGTCCTTCAAGGTAATATGCTGTGCCGACTGTGAAACCAACCTGGTCGCCTTTGTCTTCTCGTCTCTCACGGGGCAATGGGGTATACCTGCGTCCCCCAGCTGGAGCTCTCTCGGCACCACTTCTCGCAAGTTTTCTTGGTTAGGATGCCGTGGCTTGTCGTGTTTCAAGTACATGCACGGAAGCCTCTACTCTGCATCGCCTTGGATGGACAAGTTGCTCGTGCTAGACACGCGAACAATGGAGTTCTCCACTATCAACGATGGCACTGGCTATCATATGCAGCTCAGGCTTCTGCCTGGCCAGTCAGACGAATTTCTCTCGTTAAATGATATGCCACGTAGAAAGCGGCCTGGCCAGAACAGAAGCCTACCTCGCATTGTGGGTAGAGAAGGAGCCCTTGAGATGTTTTCTCTGGTTGGTGATCACAGCCCAAATGGCTCATTTGATCTCTATCATACCAGTCAGCAAATTAACCGTGAACATTCCGAGGAATGGCAGCTGGAGAATATCATCCCGTTGCCTGGCCAGTATGACTATTTCACCTTAGGCGCAGCTGAGGGATTCTTATTTCTTGGAGCCACTACAGAAGATCAGATGGACATTGATGAAGATCCGGTGTGGTTGTCGATGACTGACTGGGATGTGGATTATTTTTCGCTAGATATCAGGACTTCTGAACTTGCAAAGGTTTGTAGGAGGAGGAGGCGATTCTTCCATTATGAAGATGTTCACTGGTACTTTGGCTTCCCTCCATCGTTATCAAGCCCGAGTATATGA